The window ACAGAGAGACGACGATTAACacgacaaataaaaaaaaaaaatcaaactaagTTTGAGATGTGAATGAATCCACCTCTGCCGGGTCACAGTTCCAGATGTTTCTGCCGGTAACCTGAGAGTCAAACGGTTAGATGAGTAGTGACGGGGTGGGCTTCTTCCCTGGCCAAGCTTCTTTGGCATACTTCTTTTTGCGTGGCTCGTTGTGTGTCTCTGGTAGGTAGGGGGCTGTGACGGGGGTGGGGTTGAGTGTGACCGGGGGCTGGGGCGCCTCGGGGGCCAGGTCCACCTCTGGCGCCGGATTGGGGAAGGGCAGAGGAAGCCCTCCCTGCATGGAAGCCCCTCCCGGAGCTCCCGTGGGCTGGTTCTCGTGACTGGTGGGAGGCAAGTCCCCGTAGAGACCCCCACCCAAGCTGTAGCTGTGGATCCGCTTTGAAGTCACGTCATCGAGGCCGAGAGTGTTGTGACCCTCGGATCTGCgtttctgcagcagagacggcgTATTGACATCACAggttttatatacacacacattaaaaagtcCAACTCTGCAGGTCACACCCATTGCAAATGATCAAAGTTACACGAGTTATTGTTGTTTCTTAGGCACAGTGCTGCTAGtgttcttcatctcctccttgtCTTTTAAAGCTTACCTTGATTGGGATCACAGCCGTCTGCACCATGTTTCTAAACCGCCCCACCGAAGGGTCTATATCTTCTGcaagtgtttaaaatacaagtGTTAGAATTCATCGTGGAATCATTTTTCTACTTTCTGATCACATGACATGGCCTGGTTTTATATTTACAGCATCTATAGGAATTACTGTGGTGTTACGTTTGATAATAAGAGCATTGACAGCTGCAAACAAGTAGTGGAATAATGTCCATCTGATCAGAGAACGAAGGGTCTGTCCCTCTCTTGTAATTTGAACTTGATAAAGCATGCTCTGGTTTGTTTATGAGTGTTCCCAACTAGAACGTTCACACTGTTCATGCAGCGTCCCGACTAACAGCGTTTTCGTCATGCTGCATATGAACTGAACCCTACCAGGGTTAATGATGGAGTCGTCCTCATTGAAGGTAACCCTGgagttcctccgcttcctcttgGGCCTCTGGATCTCCAGATTACCCTCCTCAATGGTCAGCAAGGAGATGcgcttgttgtgagctgtattGAACTCGGTCAGGTTCTGTCAGGACAGACGTGGATATCAAGACATTACGACTTCAGCATCGCAGCCTGAGCAAGTGAAAGCAGCATAATCAAACTTAAGAAAACATAATCTCTTGGTAGATACTACAGTAaggaatcaaacaataacactGAATGTCCAGCTTCCTTTAGGAGTCTACCATGCTGTGATTACTAAGAGTAGTTGCAGTCAGTTGATGCACTTCATATCGAAGAGCACAAGAATATTCTCATGCAGAAACTCGACGTACCTCCAGCTCCGTCTCTTCCTCTGGAAGCCCAAGCAGTCCtttcagctcctcgtcctcgccCGTCTTACTGTCTCCTGTGCCGGCGGTGCCTTGGGCCTGGGGTTTTTCTCGGATGGTGTAGGTCCTGGTTGAGGCCCCAAAAGACACCGTAGAGTCTATGGGAACTTGCTGGGGCTTGTGTGCCTCCAGACGGATGTGTCCCAGATAAGTACCATGGGCTGAAATAGTGAAAATCACTATATTAAGACGGATGATTCCGTTTTCTAATGTTACATTACTTGAGAACCATTCATGGTGGCaagaaaaaaatctgttgtTACCAAACCCAACAAGACACTGGTTCTAAACATAACACAAGTACACAAACGTGATGGTGGCCCTTACTGCTGTTGAGGTCTATGAGAAAGAGCCTTTTCAGGTGTTTGTGGTAGACCAGGGCGGCGTGGACACGCGAGCACGACTGATGGTCGATGGTGAAGTCACACCAGTCCGGGTTCCTTCCAAACAAGTAGTATTTCTTTTCATCTATGATCAGTTTCTACGGGAAGAGACAAGTTCATCAAATCAACTGGTTCACAGGTACCGAATACGTCTTTGTGCCTCTGAGCCATAACTTGACAGCATTTCTTTCCGCTGAAAAGCTTAAATCTCAGGGCTGATCTGCTCTTGCACCGTTTGAAGCCGTGCAGCCAAGGAATGTCCCAGTGTGCAGCACATCTGGGACAGAGTGGACCTCCAGGCTCGTATCTGGTGCGTTAGACTCATTTACATCCCATCATGGCATCTTCCGCATGCATTTACTCGGGTTCACAAGAAACATTGAGCTGAAGGAAAGTCCACCGTTACCTCCATCAGCTTGTCTCCCTTCATCACGTCCAGGTGGAGACCCTGAGGCGGCTTTCCTGCCCTGAAAGGAAACACTCGGTGAACGTTTTAAACAAATGTTCTGCAATCCAGGCATTTGTGCAATGCCGAACATTGCAATAAACCGGTATCCTGGATTCGTTTCCCTCGGCTCGCCTACAACGTGTGTTCATAATAAACTCTTAGAGGCCGGTCGGTGGACCTGCACGTCGGTCATCTCATGGAAACGTTTGTGCGATTAGCGGTTCGGAATTTAAACGCCATTAAAAGACCAAGACAAAagcaaatacattattttaaaccGCCCTGCCGGCAGCACTGCAACTCCTCTGCACAGCGCAGACACCCCAACGGCGACACACGCGAAGCGACAAAAAAACTAACGCCATTTGTAAATGAATAGCAACGTGAACGAGTTAGCCTGCTAGCTTGCTAGGTGGCTAACGCTAGCAACAGTTACTACAAGCTCATCCCGGAGTAGGAGGTCAGtcgaatgaatgagtgaacgcTGCTCTGCTCGTTCGCGTCTGGTATTGCGTCGCAAACACGCGGTTACGACGTTACCAAGTGGATTTTCTCACCATGACGGACAGTCAAAAGGAGGAGCACTTTCTTTGCTTATTTTAGTCGCCATCTTGCCTCATCTTCTCATGGCCGCGGTGCATGCTGGGTGAACGTCACCTCGGGTTACTGTCAGTTAATCTTCTGATTATAACGCCTCACAAAGTCGAACTCCAGGTCGATTTAGTAAACTGCGGACACGTCCGCGCTGTTAAGACTGAAATTGGTTAAACTCGTCGCCGCTCTGACGTCACGTGAGGTTAAATCCAACAAGAACAGCCCTGGAATTTCCCCCAAACACCACCAGAGGTTCTCAGAGGCCTGACTTCTGTCTCGAAACAGCTCCACGGCCTTCAAACGTCTAACCGAACTGCGGTTGGGGAGAAGTTCTGGTTTTGGGGGGTGAGGGGCTCATAGTCATGTCACGTAAGTGGGCGGATGCTTAGTTTCTTCCACAGGAAGCGAGCGCGTTGTTTTGTGGCATAAAGCAGTTTGAAAAGGTTGGTCCCCTTCTTTCACACTTTGAAGGAAACTGGAGGTTCTGTTTGGAAAGAGTTTGCTGGTGCAGTTCCCTAAAAGCTCAGGAAACCCCTTTCTGTGGCAGAAATGACTGTCCGTCATTCACAGCATTAACTGGGATCAAATATCTTGTGTTTTTCATTGAGCGCTGTGTAACAGAACTTGTGTTTGGCCAAGTTCTCTTTCTTAACATTTACAAAACTATTCGatttttgcaatgtttttttacaacatcttcattgataaaaatacattttttacattgcaaATCTTTGCATttatcagacacacacatacatgagcaCAAACATGACACATGTCCTTATGAAGGTGTAGGCCTTAGAGTGTCTTATCAATAATAAGCAATAAGAGGCTTTATGGTGAAATCAAATGAACACGTAATAATGACTCTGGTGACTTGACGAGATGTCGTCCGCCTGAGAATGCGAGCATCGTGCAAACCGCTCCTCTTTAACTTCCTCATTCTCACTTGTGGTTTTCGACTGAGAAAAAGCAGCCTCCTTTAATgcttcatttgacattttctaaCTTCACTTCTCGCGGCGGCGCAGCGAGGCGACTGATGGCAGGCATGGCTGCTCTGCCACTGCAACAACTCATAGCTTCTTTTGACAAATCCACTCTGCCAAAAATTCTACAAGTTTGCTCTGGAGTTTATTTCCAAGGTAGGCATCTGATGGCGTTCTTCTTGGTTTTATCTGAAGAGATTATTTAGCTACGATCGAATCTCAAACCGAAATCAGATGTTATTGTTGTCGAAGAAGAGAGCGAGCTTTTGTTTGAGCTGAAAGGTTTTTGTTCCTCAAAAATGGTGACAATATATGTTTAACATGCCTGGAACTGCGACAGTAAAGCATGTTATTCACATCTGATCCATCTGCTCAATGCGGAGCTCGTCATTCAGTTCCTTCTTTGGCTAAATTCTCGACCTCCGTTTCAGGGTCTGTTTATGAAATCTCTGGCAGTGAAGTGAGCTTTTCCACCGGGGATCTGATCAAGGTCATCAACATTGAACTGCTGTCGGTTTCCTGCAAGGACGTCGGCAACAACGATGTGTTTGAACTGCCCATCAACCACACAGGTGGGTAAGGGGTTTCCGTCGAGAGGGGGGGTTGCCGCTTGGCTTGGTGGCCGCACACTGACCCTCGGCGCCCCCCCTCAGGTCTGTTCAAGGTGGTCCCGGAGGAGATGCCCTACAGCACgctggaggagatgctgagCCTGAGGCCCGTGGGCCTGGACTCCTGTCTTCCCTTCACCTTCTCCATCCGCTCCAAGATCAGCGTGGGCGGCTTCACGCTGGGGGCCGGCTCGGTTCTGACGGTGCTGTCGGTGGAGCGGCAGCCGGGCGAGGAGGACGGCGTGCGGTGCCACGTTCGAGGGCAGCAGGACGTCTCCGCCGAAGTGTGTCTCCCGATTTCCTCCCACGGGGAGTTCAGAGAGTGTGAGAGCGAGGAATGCTTCACGGTGCGGGACATCATGTCCTCGCCCTGCCTGTGCAGTCGAAGGTTCCGCTTCGTCAGCACCACCAAGAGCCAGCGGGCCCTCGTCCTCAGCCCCATATACCAGGTCCACGCCGTCATGAACCGTGAGCATAACCGTCTGCTAAAAGAATCATCAAGCTATCTGCCAAACACAGCCTCTTCCAAAAGATGTTTTAATATTTGGTTTAAGGGTGTTTCCATTTAAAGCTACTGTTTACCCTGAGGGAGAAATAATGCACTTTAACACCACATGTGTCTCCCAGTTTATAAAAGGTTCTGTGAAGGCTGAGGAAGCCCAAAGAGAATCTCCAGTATCATGCATCATTTTACCAGTAGTACTTTTACAGTAAAAGCTTTAAATATATATCCTATGTCACAACTTCATCTCATGTATCTCCAACGTATCTGTTGTTGCGCAGTGAGGAAAAACATCTTTAAGTTCCCCTCCAGCCtggaggtggacgtggtggacgtcaCGGAGGCGTGCGGCGATGTGGAATTCGTGACCCCGCTCAGTCTGCCGGAGGTCCTTTCCCAGCCGGAGGAGTGCTTCCCGGCGGTCATCGAGATCCTGGAGGCCCCGGACACCCATTCCATGCTCAGGTGCAGCTGGCTGCCAGAACTCAGCAAAGACTCCCACGTGATCTTCCACAAGATCGGAACCTCTGCCATGGTCCTATTGTCCAGCTCCAAGGGCAGAAAGACCCAGCAGTACTTCCTGGTCTCTCAGCAGTACGCCGGCCGCTTCCGCCGGAGGCCGAGAGAGTTCGATTCGGCGTACGAGCTGTACGTCGCCTCGATGCAGTCGCCGGGCCTGAAGGTGTCGGTGACGCGGAGctgtgaggaggacgaggaggaaggccTGCCTGGCCTCAGTGTGGGCGACCTGCTGGAGGTCGTTCGCTGCGACGCGGTGCAGCTGGCGCGCGGCGGCCGGGGACAGAACCAGGCCGTGGAGGCTCTTTTGTGTCGGCGTCTCCAGGAGCCGGACGATGACGAtgaggacgaagaggacgaagaggacgagcagcagcaggacgggaTGGAGGAGATCCTCCTGCCTCTGTTCATGCGGGGCCACTTTGTGGAGGTGATAGCTGACAACAAGAAGTACAAACTCAAAGACCTGTGCAAGCAGTTCAGTTTGCCGCTGGACGTGAAGGTCGTGAGCCGGGACGCCCAGCTGGAGGCCGACCCCCTGGTGGGGTTCGCGTCTCTCAGGATAGAGGGCGCCATGTCGGAGCCCACCATCCAGGCGAGCTTCCCCAACAGGCCGGACCGCTGTTTCGAGATGCCGACCCAGTGGCTCTCCATGTCCGTCTCCTTCACGAGGCTCGCCCTGCCGTGGGCCGGCGGCCACACCCCCGAGTGCCGCGTGGAGCGCGTCATCGAGGTGACGGACACGTTCCTTTACGAGTTTCGCAAACAGGGCGGCGAGGACGCGCCTCCGCCGCCGCGCCCGCCCAAACGGAATCTGTCAACGTCGGCGTCATCTTCTTCCAAGAAATCCTCAAAGAAGACCTCCGAGGAAGGAAAGTCCCGCAGGCCGGACAAAGGCGCCCCGACCGAGGAGATGGCGTCCCTGACGGTGAACAGGAGGCGGCCCGCCCCGCTGGC is drawn from Pungitius pungitius chromosome 11, fPunPun2.1, whole genome shotgun sequence and contains these coding sequences:
- the LOC119197306 gene encoding uncharacterized protein LOC119197306 translates to MWNQGGYSESSTVGGYTQSPGGFGSPAASQGGEKKGRTRASQIIPCTVSQLMSASQAEEAFKVGEVEVSQVTFVGIIRSTDKSMTNIQYKVDDMTCAPMDVKQWVDTEDAGVDSTVLPPGTYVKVSGNLRSFQNHRSVVAFGVRPLEDMNELTSHMLEVVQAHMALSKPHSAASDGGGKSSDGTPISRLTTGSRAGSYEGATDIVNNGLSANQNQVLSLIRGCPEPKGISIQELKQRLSVLSMGLIKQAVEFLSNEGHIFSTIDDEHFKSTDNDDYVQHLTGASGAGRLLFTVRDAISSVGAPLSGLRDFPSSEVFFEDFLEEDDADVDRFRLGGNVSVTSMTRSTRHSGVWPPAHGRASLVKETDMESHWVGISKQRSGLLGKLAWMVGSDMAPSILRDANPTRGSASSWASRLTTFTSSGKLNCLHRSLSLYFLLSAITSTKWPRMNRGRRISSIPSCCCSSSSSSSSSSSSSGSWRRRHKRASTAWFCPRPPRASCTASQRTTSSRSPTLRPGRPSSSSSSQLRVTDTFRPGDCIEATYSSYAESNSLGLRRKRPATMAEVPILWKITWESLLSSGSQLHLSMEWVSGASRISMTAGKHSSGWERTSGRLSGVTNSTSPHASVTSTTSTSRLEGNLKMQGEDMMSRTVKHSSLSHSLNSPWEEIGRHTSAETSCCPRTWHRTPSSSPGCRSTDSTVRTEPAPSVKPPTLILERMEKVKGRQESRPTGLRLSISSSVLAGKPPQGLHLDVMKGDKLMEKLIIDEKKYYLFGRNPDWCDFTIDHQSCSRVHAALVYHKHLKRLFLIDLNSTHGTYLGHIRLEAHKPQQVPIDSTVSFGASTRTYTIREKPQAQGTAGTGDSKTGEDEELKGLLGLPEEETELENLTEFNTAHNKRISLLTIEEGNLEIQRPKRKRRNSRVTFNEDDSIINPEDIDPSVGRFRNMVQTAVIPIKKRRSEGHNTLGLDDVTSKRIHSYSLGGGLYGDLPPTSHENQPTGAPGGASMQGGLPLPFPNPAPEVDLAPEAPQPPVTLNPTPVTAPYLPETHNEPRKKKYAKEAWPGKKPTPSLLI
- the themis2 gene encoding protein THEMIS2 isoform X1; protein product: MLHLTFSNFTSRGGAARRLMAGMAALPLQQLIASFDKSTLPKILQVCSGVYFQGSVYEISGSEVSFSTGDLIKVINIELLSVSCKDVGNNDVFELPINHTGLFKVVPEEMPYSTLEEMLSLRPVGLDSCLPFTFSIRSKISVGGFTLGAGSVLTVLSVERQPGEEDGVRCHVRGQQDVSAEVCLPISSHGEFRECESEECFTVRDIMSSPCLCSRRFRFVSTTKSQRALVLSPIYQVHAVMNLRKNIFKFPSSLEVDVVDVTEACGDVEFVTPLSLPEVLSQPEECFPAVIEILEAPDTHSMLRCSWLPELSKDSHVIFHKIGTSAMVLLSSSKGRKTQQYFLVSQQYAGRFRRRPREFDSAYELYVASMQSPGLKVSVTRSCEEDEEEGLPGLSVGDLLEVVRCDAVQLARGGRGQNQAVEALLCRRLQEPDDDDEDEEDEEDEQQQDGMEEILLPLFMRGHFVEVIADNKKYKLKDLCKQFSLPLDVKVVSRDAQLEADPLVGFASLRIEGAMSEPTIQASFPNRPDRCFEMPTQWLSMSVSFTRLALPWAGGHTPECRVERVIEVTDTFLYEFRKQGGEDAPPPPRPPKRNLSTSASSSSKKSSKKTSEEGKSRRPDKGAPTEEMASLTVNRRRPAPLAPGILDDQPPPVGPRKPPAAKVTSAKARPNTYVKMDQSKKKEEVAQITADEDSDHDYETLDESFATVVKKANENVCFY
- the themis2 gene encoding protein THEMIS2 isoform X2; amino-acid sequence: MAGMAALPLQQLIASFDKSTLPKILQVCSGVYFQGSVYEISGSEVSFSTGDLIKVINIELLSVSCKDVGNNDVFELPINHTGLFKVVPEEMPYSTLEEMLSLRPVGLDSCLPFTFSIRSKISVGGFTLGAGSVLTVLSVERQPGEEDGVRCHVRGQQDVSAEVCLPISSHGEFRECESEECFTVRDIMSSPCLCSRRFRFVSTTKSQRALVLSPIYQVHAVMNLRKNIFKFPSSLEVDVVDVTEACGDVEFVTPLSLPEVLSQPEECFPAVIEILEAPDTHSMLRCSWLPELSKDSHVIFHKIGTSAMVLLSSSKGRKTQQYFLVSQQYAGRFRRRPREFDSAYELYVASMQSPGLKVSVTRSCEEDEEEGLPGLSVGDLLEVVRCDAVQLARGGRGQNQAVEALLCRRLQEPDDDDEDEEDEEDEQQQDGMEEILLPLFMRGHFVEVIADNKKYKLKDLCKQFSLPLDVKVVSRDAQLEADPLVGFASLRIEGAMSEPTIQASFPNRPDRCFEMPTQWLSMSVSFTRLALPWAGGHTPECRVERVIEVTDTFLYEFRKQGGEDAPPPPRPPKRNLSTSASSSSKKSSKKTSEEGKSRRPDKGAPTEEMASLTVNRRRPAPLAPGILDDQPPPVGPRKPPAAKVTSAKARPNTYVKMDQSKKKEEVAQITADEDSDHDYETLDESFATVVKKANENVCFY